In the Alteromonas sp. M12 genome, one interval contains:
- a CDS encoding PhoH family protein, which yields MSTIVSSEVFLEPADHKRLSSLCGPLDDNIKQIERRLGVEITYRNNEFKVIGDPLQSNGAAELLKLLYIETQPIKGKIPMLESDQVHLAIQEAKCLERAEAGHYGKEVHIKTRRGVIKPRNPNQSQYVSNILNHDISFGVGPAGTGKTYLAVACAVDALERQEIRRILLTRPAVEAGEKLGFLPGDLSQKVDPYLRPLYDALFEMLGFEKVEKLIERNVIEVAPLAYMRGRTLNDAFIILDESQNTTVEQMKMFLTRIGFNSRAVITGDITQIDLPRGVRSGLRHTIDVLKDVQDISFNFFTANDVVRHPVVARIVRAYEEFESAQEKAKLQKQAEQSAKGENEKPIK from the coding sequence TTGAGTACTATTGTCAGCAGCGAAGTGTTTTTAGAACCAGCCGATCACAAACGTCTATCAAGTTTGTGCGGACCATTAGATGACAACATAAAGCAAATAGAACGCCGTTTAGGGGTTGAAATCACATATCGCAATAATGAATTTAAAGTGATAGGCGATCCTTTACAAAGTAACGGTGCGGCCGAATTACTTAAATTGCTTTATATCGAAACTCAACCTATTAAAGGTAAGATTCCAATGTTGGAATCTGATCAGGTTCACTTAGCCATTCAAGAAGCAAAATGCCTTGAAAGAGCGGAAGCGGGACATTACGGCAAAGAAGTACATATTAAAACTCGTAGGGGCGTGATCAAACCAAGAAACCCCAATCAGAGCCAATATGTGTCTAATATATTAAACCATGACATCAGTTTCGGTGTGGGCCCAGCTGGTACAGGTAAAACCTATTTAGCGGTTGCTTGTGCTGTTGATGCATTGGAACGCCAAGAAATCCGCCGAATCCTGCTAACTCGACCAGCAGTTGAAGCGGGTGAAAAACTCGGGTTTTTACCCGGTGATCTATCTCAAAAAGTTGATCCTTATCTTCGCCCTCTGTATGACGCCCTTTTCGAAATGTTAGGATTTGAAAAAGTTGAAAAACTTATCGAACGTAATGTTATCGAAGTAGCGCCTTTAGCTTACATGCGTGGCCGAACATTAAATGACGCTTTTATCATCTTAGATGAAAGTCAAAACACCACTGTAGAACAAATGAAAATGTTCTTAACTCGTATTGGTTTCAATTCACGTGCGGTGATTACCGGTGACATTACGCAAATAGACTTACCAAGAGGGGTACGCTCTGGATTGCGTCACACCATAGACGTATTAAAGGACGTTCAAGATATTTCCTTTAACTTTTTCACTGCTAACGATGTAGTTCGGCACCCCGTGGTCGCGCGAATCGTTCGAGCATATGAAGAATTTGAGTCTGCTCAAGAAAAAGCTAAATTGCAAAAACAAGCAGAGCAAAGCGCTAAAGGTGAAAATGAGAAGCCGATTAAGTGA
- a CDS encoding FAD-dependent oxidoreductase, with protein sequence MFDVGIVGGGMVGAATAVGLAQQGLDVVIFEAKLPEAYSPEQPPDMRVSAININAYSLLNSLGAWQDVQSMRFCPFKKMLVWESDKGATQFDCNEINQQQLGFIIENRLIQLALLNRIHSLPNITLVSGATIKEIQNGVPNIINTADNSSYQCTILIGADGANSQVRSSLNIGQQGWQYEQHAMGINIKLADAKQQEITWQKFKPSGPLAFLPLYDGFASLVWYDSADKIAELKRLNLSNLKTQIMANFPKKLGDFEILQSASFPLTRMHANQYCKGNSVLIGDAAHTINPLAGQGVNLGFRDVSALLECLSNWDKQATSVLPLLKQYENKRKSSNLLMMSTMDAIYAAFSNDNLPLKLLRNLGLSLADNAGPIKKQVMKVALGLT encoded by the coding sequence ATGTTTGATGTAGGTATTGTTGGTGGAGGAATGGTGGGTGCTGCAACTGCTGTAGGACTTGCTCAGCAGGGGCTCGATGTTGTTATATTTGAAGCGAAATTACCCGAAGCGTACTCTCCTGAACAGCCGCCAGATATGCGAGTATCCGCCATTAACATTAATGCTTATTCATTGTTGAATTCTTTGGGAGCCTGGCAAGATGTTCAATCCATGCGCTTTTGCCCATTTAAAAAAATGTTAGTGTGGGAAAGCGACAAGGGCGCGACGCAATTTGATTGTAATGAAATAAATCAGCAGCAACTGGGTTTCATTATTGAGAATAGATTAATTCAGTTGGCATTGCTAAATCGTATTCATTCCTTGCCAAATATTACCTTGGTAAGTGGGGCAACGATTAAAGAAATTCAAAACGGTGTACCCAATATCATTAATACCGCTGATAATTCATCTTACCAATGTACTATTTTAATCGGGGCGGATGGGGCAAATTCGCAGGTGAGAAGTAGCTTGAATATTGGTCAACAAGGCTGGCAGTATGAGCAACATGCGATGGGCATCAACATCAAATTGGCGGACGCTAAACAGCAAGAAATAACCTGGCAGAAATTTAAACCCTCAGGCCCTTTGGCATTCCTACCGTTGTATGATGGTTTTGCTTCATTGGTTTGGTATGACTCAGCGGATAAAATTGCAGAGTTAAAACGTCTGAATCTAAGTAATTTGAAAACCCAAATTATGGCGAATTTTCCTAAAAAACTTGGTGATTTTGAGATACTTCAAAGCGCCAGTTTTCCATTAACACGGATGCATGCAAATCAATATTGCAAAGGTAATTCAGTATTAATCGGCGACGCAGCGCACACCATTAATCCATTAGCAGGACAAGGCGTGAATTTAGGTTTTCGTGATGTGTCTGCACTTTTAGAATGTTTGAGTAACTGGGATAAACAAGCAACCTCAGTGCTGCCATTATTAAAACAATATGAAAATAAACGAAAATCATCGAATTTATTAATGATGTCGACTATGGATGCAATTTACGCGGCATTTAGCAATGATAACTTGCCTTTGAAACTACTCAGAAACCTTGGTTTGAGTTTGGCTGACAATGCCGGACCAATTAAAAAACAAGTTATGAAGGTAGCATTAGGATTGACCTAA
- a CDS encoding alanine/glycine:cation symporter family protein encodes MINDIVSFINDLLWNRGLSVLWETEGEQSNFYFPILAVMLVFAGVWFTVRLGFLQFRHFGHMFSIMKNSTQSDASGISSFQALCTSLSARVGTGNLAGVAVAISLGGSGSIFWMWMIALLGMATGFAESVLGQLYKVRDINGEFRGGPAYYIQQGLNKRWLAVLFSLFLFLGYGFIFSAVQANTITDALNHAYEIPTHYSGLVIILMAGMIVVGGLRAIARFAEWIVPFMAITYVLVTLGIAIANYELVPAMLSDIISSAFGLHEAAAGALGAAIKNGIQRGLYSNEAGSGSVPHAAAGASPNPNHPVSQGYVQMLGVFIDTMILCTCTAIVILLAGGSSSEQMEGIRLTQDAMGSHLGEFGGDFVAAAISLFAFTSVVANYAYGESNLHMFKLDNKVGRWVYTGGYLLMIFWGSMASLPKVWAMADMALGLMTFINIIAIVLMTPTIVSISQDYFEKRKKGQKPEYLNGDCEIQGETEKGIWGK; translated from the coding sequence GTGATAAACGACATTGTAAGTTTCATAAACGATCTATTATGGAACAGAGGGTTAAGTGTTTTATGGGAAACCGAAGGGGAGCAATCTAATTTTTACTTTCCTATACTTGCAGTCATGTTGGTATTTGCTGGAGTATGGTTCACTGTCAGGTTAGGTTTTTTACAATTCCGACATTTCGGGCACATGTTTAGCATCATGAAAAACAGTACCCAAAGTGATGCCTCAGGAATTAGTTCATTTCAAGCATTGTGTACCAGCCTATCCGCTCGAGTAGGCACCGGAAATTTGGCTGGCGTCGCGGTTGCCATTTCACTCGGTGGCTCAGGTTCGATTTTCTGGATGTGGATGATTGCCTTGCTTGGTATGGCAACAGGCTTCGCAGAAAGCGTTTTGGGCCAACTTTATAAAGTCCGAGATATAAATGGTGAATTCCGAGGCGGTCCCGCCTACTACATTCAACAAGGTCTCAATAAACGCTGGTTAGCGGTGCTATTTTCATTATTCCTGTTTTTGGGATATGGATTTATTTTTAGCGCCGTACAAGCAAACACTATTACTGACGCTTTAAATCACGCCTATGAAATTCCGACCCATTATTCAGGTCTAGTGATTATCCTAATGGCCGGTATGATAGTCGTTGGCGGCCTTCGCGCTATTGCCAGATTCGCCGAATGGATAGTGCCTTTTATGGCCATTACATATGTTTTGGTAACCTTGGGAATTGCCATCGCTAATTACGAACTTGTCCCTGCTATGCTTTCAGACATAATTTCATCAGCCTTCGGTTTACACGAAGCTGCGGCTGGGGCCTTAGGTGCAGCAATTAAGAATGGTATACAACGAGGGCTTTATTCGAACGAAGCCGGATCTGGAAGTGTACCCCATGCAGCAGCTGGAGCATCACCGAATCCTAACCACCCTGTTTCACAGGGTTATGTACAAATGCTCGGTGTCTTTATAGATACAATGATCTTATGTACTTGCACAGCCATTGTCATATTGTTAGCAGGTGGTTCAAGTAGTGAGCAGATGGAAGGTATACGTTTAACCCAAGATGCGATGGGCAGTCACTTAGGTGAATTTGGCGGTGATTTTGTTGCGGCAGCCATTAGTTTATTCGCATTTACGTCTGTGGTTGCCAATTATGCGTATGGAGAAAGTAATCTCCACATGTTTAAATTAGACAATAAAGTCGGACGCTGGGTATACACGGGCGGTTATCTTTTGATGATTTTTTGGGGTTCAATGGCCTCATTACCAAAAGTCTGGGCAATGGCCGATATGGCGTTAGGCTTGATGACATTTATTAATATTATCGCCATAGTGTTAATGACTCCCACGATAGTTTCAATCAGCCAGGATTACTTTGAAAAACGTAAGAAAGGTCAAAAACCAGAATACTTAAATGGTGACTGTGAGATCCAAGGCGAAACTGAAAAAGGAATCTGGGGGAAATAA
- a CDS encoding arylesterase — protein MSISDHLQAQQADDPQSVKILILGDSLSAAYGLTQEQGWVSLLQNAWQNQGINVVNAAISGETTDGALARLPRLLDQHSPTHLYIELGGNDGLQGHPVKKMQANIQQMIDMAQQQGLSVILQQMQIPTNYGRRYNQMFTGMFTELSVENEIPLIPFFLQEIALDKSLMQKDGIHPNLQAQPMIANFMQQQLEQWID, from the coding sequence CTGAGTATTTCAGATCACTTGCAAGCTCAACAAGCTGACGATCCACAATCGGTAAAAATACTGATTCTAGGAGATAGCTTAAGCGCTGCTTATGGGCTAACGCAAGAACAAGGTTGGGTTAGTTTGTTACAAAATGCATGGCAAAACCAAGGCATAAACGTTGTAAACGCCGCAATAAGCGGTGAAACGACAGACGGTGCTTTAGCTCGGCTTCCCAGATTACTCGATCAACACTCCCCTACCCATTTATACATTGAATTGGGTGGTAATGACGGATTGCAAGGTCACCCAGTGAAAAAAATGCAGGCCAACATTCAACAGATGATTGATATGGCTCAACAGCAAGGGCTTTCGGTAATTTTACAGCAAATGCAGATACCCACTAATTACGGTCGCAGATATAACCAAATGTTCACCGGCATGTTCACTGAGCTATCCGTTGAAAATGAGATTCCTTTAATCCCGTTCTTTTTACAGGAAATTGCCTTAGACAAATCACTAATGCAAAAAGATGGCATCCACCCTAATTTGCAAGCGCAACCGATGATCGCGAATTTTATGCAACAACAATTAGAACAATGGATTGACTAA
- the ybeY gene encoding rRNA maturation RNase YbeY: protein MNIDLDIQIACENNNLPTAQQFEQWVKFALADQQIDETELTIRIVTPEESQNLNATYREKDKPTNILSFPFEAPAEIELNLLGDLVVCADIVEKEAEQQNKLLSDHWAHMIVHGSLHLLGFDHVDDQDAEIMESLEVQILTKLGIDDPYQDH, encoded by the coding sequence GTGAATATTGACCTAGATATCCAAATTGCTTGCGAAAATAACAATCTCCCAACAGCTCAACAATTCGAGCAGTGGGTTAAATTCGCGTTAGCCGATCAACAAATCGATGAAACAGAGTTAACGATTAGAATCGTGACACCTGAAGAAAGCCAAAATTTAAACGCGACATACCGTGAAAAAGACAAACCCACCAATATATTATCCTTTCCGTTTGAGGCCCCGGCTGAAATAGAACTTAATTTATTAGGCGATTTAGTCGTTTGCGCAGACATAGTTGAAAAAGAAGCTGAGCAACAAAATAAACTATTATCCGATCACTGGGCACATATGATTGTCCATGGAAGCCTCCATTTACTTGGGTTTGACCATGTAGATGATCAGGATGCAGAAATAATGGAAAGTCTAGAAGTGCAAATTTTAACAAAATTAGGCATTGACGACCCCTATCAAGATCATTAA
- the corC gene encoding CNNM family magnesium/cobalt transport protein CorC (CorC(YbeX) belongs to the Cyclin M Mg2+ Exporter (CNNM) family, and was characterized as belonging to a set of three proteins, at least one of which must be present for CorA to function.), whose amino-acid sequence MSEDNPHSTSGSTNKSWLDKLVQTFNAEPKSKEALVDIISDAEQREVIDPQTREMIEGVMGVNEMRVRDIMIPRAQMMTINVDESVEEFLPVMLESAHSRFPVINEDKDHIEGILLAKDLLAYAFIPGKEFHLKDVLRPAVIVPESKRVDVLLKEFRQQRYHMAIVVDEYGGVSGLVTIEDILELIVGEIEDEHDIEENDSDDIRPLNTYTYSVKALTPIEDFNQFFETHYDVEQADTIGGIVLKAFGHMPMTDDEIEIEGLIFKITNSDKRRLLQLKVTLPNKED is encoded by the coding sequence ATGAGCGAAGACAACCCCCACTCTACTAGCGGTTCTACGAATAAAAGCTGGCTAGATAAACTAGTACAAACTTTTAACGCAGAACCGAAAAGTAAAGAAGCATTGGTTGATATTATATCCGATGCAGAGCAACGAGAAGTAATTGACCCGCAGACCAGAGAGATGATTGAAGGTGTGATGGGCGTCAATGAAATGCGTGTAAGGGACATCATGATCCCTAGAGCGCAAATGATGACCATTAATGTTGACGAGTCAGTAGAAGAATTTCTACCGGTGATGCTGGAGTCTGCTCACTCTCGATTCCCAGTAATCAACGAAGACAAAGATCACATTGAAGGAATTCTATTAGCCAAAGACCTACTTGCTTATGCATTCATCCCTGGAAAGGAATTTCACCTAAAAGACGTATTACGACCAGCTGTTATTGTACCTGAAAGTAAACGTGTTGACGTTTTGCTCAAAGAGTTCAGGCAGCAACGTTATCATATGGCGATAGTGGTAGATGAATACGGTGGCGTGTCAGGTCTTGTTACGATAGAAGATATTCTAGAGTTGATTGTAGGCGAGATAGAAGACGAACATGATATCGAAGAAAATGATTCTGACGATATTCGTCCTCTAAATACTTACACATACTCTGTTAAAGCACTCACACCAATCGAAGATTTCAATCAATTCTTTGAAACCCACTATGATGTTGAACAAGCCGATACCATTGGTGGCATAGTTTTGAAAGCATTTGGGCATATGCCAATGACGGATGACGAGATTGAAATTGAAGGTCTGATATTTAAAATTACTAATTCAGATAAACGTCGATTGTTACAACTGAAAGTGACCTTACCCAACAAAGAAGACTAA
- a CDS encoding ABC transporter ATP-binding protein — translation MIETKQITKVVSTSEGELQILQPISFKVKAGESVAIIGASGSGKSTLLSLLAGLDQVTEGEIFLAGAPLHSMDEEQRARLRGEKVGFIFQSFMLVQSLTALENIMLPAEIAGLDNAKQLGQQILEQVGLGHRGNHYPNQLSGGEQQRVAIARAFITKPKILFADEPTGNLDAANSEKVESLLFELNRDSDTTLVLVTHDPVLAKQCQRQLSMQAGVLTEVTSSDSQSDQQQQAS, via the coding sequence ATGATAGAAACTAAACAAATCACCAAAGTAGTAAGTACGAGCGAAGGTGAACTTCAGATCCTTCAACCAATTAGTTTTAAAGTCAAGGCTGGTGAGTCGGTTGCCATTATTGGTGCGTCGGGTTCCGGTAAGTCTACACTGCTGAGTTTGTTAGCGGGTCTGGATCAGGTAACCGAAGGTGAGATCTTCTTGGCTGGTGCGCCTTTGCATTCTATGGATGAAGAACAGCGTGCTAGGCTACGGGGCGAAAAAGTTGGATTTATATTTCAAAGTTTTATGTTGGTGCAAAGCTTAACCGCATTGGAAAATATTATGCTTCCGGCTGAAATAGCGGGTTTAGATAATGCCAAACAGCTTGGTCAACAAATTCTTGAACAGGTCGGCTTGGGACATCGTGGCAATCACTATCCCAATCAATTGTCAGGCGGTGAGCAACAACGTGTAGCGATAGCACGTGCCTTTATCACTAAGCCTAAAATTTTATTTGCGGATGAACCAACCGGTAATTTGGATGCCGCTAATAGTGAAAAAGTAGAGTCTTTGTTGTTCGAGTTAAATAGAGACTCAGATACTACTTTAGTGCTTGTTACCCATGATCCCGTATTGGCGAAACAGTGTCAGCGTCAGTTGAGTATGCAAGCGGGTGTGTTAACTGAGGTTACCTCATCCGATTCACAATCAGACCAACAACAGCAGGCTAGTTAA
- the lnt gene encoding apolipoprotein N-acyltransferase, producing the protein MLHYIGVILLGALMTFSYAPFSLWFLTPILLTGFFYRLLVSKSGFKTGFAFGLGWFGAGISWVHVSIADFGGLPLIGSVGLMVLLCSFLALYPGLFAFVLKRYCKLRYWPLLAPFIWFISEFIRSWLFTGFPWLSIGYSQLLGPLSGWIPVFGETGLSVILIALAVSCALSVKQKVYIPTIALASIIFIGGWALNSVNWVTPKASTVSIAMVQGNIKQEMRWAPEEEAPTMEKYRKLTEGHWQNQLIIWPEAAIPQLESTAESFLRQLDSQATEQDTGLITGIVNYDYDSRQAFNNLIAIGKKLPEDTQGQYHYLHSNRYDKHHLLPFGEFIPFESWLRQLAPIFDLPMSSFTRGDYLQSNLVSNGINLAPAICFEIAFPRQIAANLTTETDFIITVSNDAWFGHSHGPDQHLEIAQVRAKEFGIPVLRATNNGITAFIGYDGTIISRLPQFKAGVLSAEIASTTGFTPYRKWQDLPLWILSLIALGWAWRDYTKRTD; encoded by the coding sequence ATGCTGCATTATATTGGTGTTATTTTATTGGGTGCATTAATGACGTTCAGTTATGCACCTTTTTCACTTTGGTTTTTAACGCCCATTTTATTAACTGGGTTCTTTTATCGCTTATTAGTCAGTAAATCAGGATTTAAAACCGGCTTTGCATTTGGTTTAGGTTGGTTTGGTGCCGGTATTTCGTGGGTTCACGTAAGTATTGCAGACTTTGGTGGACTCCCCTTGATTGGCTCAGTAGGGCTTATGGTTCTGCTCTGCAGTTTTTTAGCCTTGTATCCGGGATTGTTCGCGTTTGTCCTCAAACGATATTGCAAACTGCGTTACTGGCCATTGTTGGCACCTTTTATTTGGTTTATAAGCGAATTTATTCGAAGTTGGTTATTTACTGGATTTCCTTGGTTATCTATTGGTTACAGTCAACTTCTTGGTCCCCTTTCCGGCTGGATACCGGTTTTCGGTGAGACGGGTCTGAGTGTTATTTTAATCGCTTTAGCAGTCTCATGCGCATTAAGTGTAAAACAAAAGGTTTATATTCCTACCATTGCCTTAGCTTCAATCATATTTATAGGCGGATGGGCATTAAACTCAGTTAATTGGGTGACGCCCAAGGCAAGCACAGTCTCCATTGCAATGGTGCAAGGCAATATAAAACAAGAAATGCGCTGGGCTCCAGAAGAAGAAGCTCCGACCATGGAAAAATACCGCAAATTGACCGAAGGTCATTGGCAGAATCAACTCATTATTTGGCCTGAAGCGGCTATTCCCCAATTAGAATCAACTGCGGAATCCTTTTTGCGTCAATTAGATAGCCAAGCAACCGAGCAGGATACAGGGTTAATCACCGGTATAGTCAACTACGATTATGACTCACGACAAGCGTTTAATAACCTCATTGCCATAGGTAAAAAGCTGCCTGAGGATACGCAGGGACAATATCATTATTTGCACTCAAACAGATACGATAAGCATCATTTGCTGCCATTTGGCGAATTTATTCCGTTTGAAAGTTGGCTAAGACAACTTGCACCGATTTTTGATTTACCGATGTCATCCTTTACCAGAGGTGATTATTTGCAATCGAATCTGGTCTCAAATGGCATCAATTTGGCTCCTGCGATTTGTTTTGAGATTGCATTTCCTAGGCAAATCGCTGCAAATTTAACAACTGAAACCGATTTCATCATCACTGTGAGTAATGATGCTTGGTTTGGTCATTCCCATGGTCCCGATCAGCACCTTGAAATTGCCCAAGTCAGAGCAAAAGAGTTTGGCATTCCAGTTTTACGGGCAACGAACAATGGTATTACTGCCTTCATCGGTTACGACGGAACAATAATTAGTCGACTTCCGCAATTTAAGGCGGGTGTATTATCGGCTGAAATAGCCAGTACAACAGGCTTCACACCCTACAGAAAGTGGCAAGACTTGCCGCTATGGATTTTGAGCTTGATCGCTTTGGGATGGGCTTGGAGAGACTACACTAAACGCACAGATTGA
- the miaB gene encoding tRNA (N6-isopentenyl adenosine(37)-C2)-methylthiotransferase MiaB: MSKKLYIKTWGCQMNEYDSEKMADLLDATHGYELADEAEDADVILLNTCSIREKAQEKVFHQLGRWKNLKKHKPELIIGVGGCVASQEGTTIRQRAPFVDLIFGPQTLHRLPEMINQIKGGSKSVIDVSFPEIEKFDRLPEPRADGPSAFVSIMEGCSKYCSFCVVPYTRGEEVSRPVDDVLLEVAQLAEQGVREVNLLGQNVNAFRGPHFDESICNFAELLELIASIDGIDRIRYTTSHPVEFTDDLIEAYASIPELVDHLHLPVQSGADRILNLMKRGHTAIEFKSKIRRLKKIRPNLCMSSDFIIGFPGETDEDFQATMDLIQAIDFDMSFSFIYSARPGTPAADLPDDVSEETKKQRLQILQSRINQQALRIARNMLHTEQRILVEGPSKKNPMELSGRTENNRVVNFEGTPDMIGEFIDVKITDVFANSLRGDVVRREKDMGLRVSVAPKSILSKQTVQEDALGVQKFSPTSH; encoded by the coding sequence ATGAGCAAAAAGTTATACATTAAAACGTGGGGCTGTCAAATGAACGAGTATGATTCGGAAAAAATGGCCGATCTACTTGATGCTACTCATGGTTATGAGCTTGCTGACGAAGCAGAAGATGCTGATGTTATCTTGTTGAACACCTGCTCTATTCGCGAAAAAGCCCAAGAAAAAGTATTCCATCAATTGGGGCGCTGGAAAAACTTAAAAAAACACAAGCCTGAATTGATTATCGGTGTGGGTGGTTGTGTTGCCTCACAAGAAGGCACCACGATAAGACAACGAGCACCTTTTGTGGATTTGATTTTTGGTCCGCAAACATTGCATCGATTGCCAGAGATGATCAACCAGATAAAAGGTGGCTCAAAATCAGTTATTGATGTCAGTTTCCCTGAGATTGAAAAATTTGACCGTCTACCGGAACCACGGGCAGATGGTCCAAGCGCATTTGTTTCTATTATGGAAGGATGTTCCAAATACTGCAGTTTTTGCGTTGTACCTTATACACGAGGCGAAGAAGTAAGCCGTCCGGTTGATGATGTGTTACTCGAAGTAGCGCAACTAGCTGAACAAGGTGTTCGCGAGGTAAATCTACTTGGTCAAAATGTAAATGCATTTAGAGGACCTCATTTCGATGAAAGCATTTGCAACTTTGCCGAATTACTTGAATTAATTGCCTCCATCGATGGCATCGATAGAATTCGTTATACAACGTCTCATCCGGTTGAGTTTACTGATGATTTGATTGAAGCCTACGCGTCGATTCCAGAATTGGTTGATCACCTGCATCTTCCTGTGCAAAGCGGCGCAGACCGAATTTTAAATTTGATGAAACGTGGCCATACAGCTATCGAATTTAAATCAAAAATTCGTCGACTTAAAAAAATTCGCCCTAATCTTTGTATGTCCTCAGACTTTATTATTGGTTTCCCCGGAGAAACAGATGAAGACTTTCAAGCGACAATGGATTTAATCCAAGCAATAGATTTTGATATGAGTTTTAGTTTCATCTATAGCGCACGACCAGGTACGCCTGCGGCCGACTTGCCAGATGACGTCAGCGAAGAAACCAAAAAACAACGTCTGCAAATTTTACAAAGTAGAATTAATCAACAGGCCTTGCGAATAGCCAGAAATATGCTTCACACGGAACAACGTATATTAGTTGAAGGCCCATCGAAAAAGAATCCAATGGAGTTGTCTGGCCGTACTGAAAATAATCGTGTTGTAAACTTCGAAGGTACACCAGACATGATTGGTGAATTCATCGATGTCAAAATTACTGACGTGTTCGCGAACTCATTGCGAGGAGACGTTGTCAGACGTGAAAAAGATATGGGCTTGAGAGTCAGTGTTGCACCTAAATCTATCTTGTCAAAACAGACAGTTCAAGAAGATGCATTAGGTGTACAGAAATTTTCGCCAACATCACATTAA
- the greA gene encoding transcription elongation factor GreA, with protein sequence MNQYPMTAKGAEMLRAELNELKSVKRPQIIQSIAEAREHGDLKENAEYHAAREQQSFCEGRIQDIEGKLSNAQIIDVTKITNNGKVIFGATVTIINVESDEETTYKIVGDDEADIKNNLISVNSPIARGLIGKEEDDIVTIQTPAGTVEYEVCQVEYI encoded by the coding sequence ATGAATCAATATCCAATGACAGCAAAAGGCGCAGAAATGTTGCGCGCAGAGCTTAATGAACTTAAATCTGTTAAGCGTCCACAAATCATTCAATCCATAGCAGAAGCTAGGGAGCATGGTGATTTAAAAGAAAATGCCGAATATCATGCAGCCCGCGAACAACAGAGTTTTTGTGAAGGCCGCATTCAGGATATCGAAGGTAAGTTATCTAATGCACAAATTATTGATGTAACTAAAATAACAAACAATGGAAAAGTTATTTTTGGGGCAACAGTCACTATCATCAATGTTGAATCTGATGAAGAAACAACCTATAAAATCGTAGGTGATGATGAGGCAGACATTAAAAATAATCTAATCTCTGTGAATTCACCTATCGCCCGTGGTTTGATAGGTAAAGAAGAAGACGACATTGTTACAATTCAAACTCCTGCAGGCACTGTAGAATATGAAGTGTGTCAGGTCGAATATATTTAA